TGTTTGTTTCATAGCTAACATTAACTCGTTTTGCTCGAGCAGCTAGTTTTATTAGTTTTAAATCTTTACAAATCTATATTACTAAAAGAACAATAGTAACAGATGATTGAACAAGAATCAATGTTGGTTCAAATTTAAGTATGCATGAAATAAGTAAAAACATCTTTGCTTACTATACTTCAAGCTTACAAAAAACTTATGAGTCAATTAACAAAGAAGAAATTAAAGAGTATTGCAATTTATTAAGCGAAACTAAAAATCACATATTTTTTGGTATTGGGCAAAGTGAAAAAGTAGCTAGTTATTTACGTGAAAATTTAAACAAAATTAGACTTACTTCATTACCTATTAACAATATGCATGATTTTTTTAACATAGTTTATGTTTAATGGGTCCAGATGCTTTTGTTACAGTTATTTCGCATTCTTTTGAAACAGCTGAAGTTATAAAAGTTTGTGAAATTTTGGAAAACAAGAACATTAATTATGCTTTATGAACTCAAAGCACAAGTATTGCAAAATTAAATGCTTTAAGTATTTTAAATTTAACAAATTTAGCTCAACATATTAAAACTTCTGCTTCATTAGGCTCAAAAATTAGTGTTTACTTTTTAACAGATTTAATCTACTTTTATTTAATCTTTAGTTTAGATCCTCAACTTGATAAATTTTATAAGATTAATTTTAAAAGAGATTTCTGAAATAGTCAACAAAGAAAAAAATATTCAAAAACCAGTGAAAAAACAGTTAAAATTATTAAAAAAAGGCAAAAAAGTCAGTAACTTAGAAAATCCTTTTAATAAATATTAATTTATTAGATTAATGCAACTAGTTTGCATTTTTCTTTTTTAATTTTTGACATTTTTCAGCCAACTTATTTTTTTAATATATATATTATTTATTAAAAATGCAAACAATATATTTAATATATAGTATTATTATTTAGATTAATATATAAGGAGGAAAAAAGATGTTAAAAGTTTTAGATCATCCGCTTATTTCAATTAAGCTGACTAATATGAGAGATAAAGAAGCAAATCACTCTCGTTTTAGAAGAAACTTAAATGAAATCGCATCATTAATGGTGTATGAAGTTTTAAGAAACTATAAAACTAAAGCTAGAAAAATAGTGACACCTTTAAATCAAGAATATGTAGGAGCTACTTTTGATAAAGAAATAGTTATTGTGCCAATTTTAAGAGCTGGGCTTGGAATGTTAGATGGCTTACTTGAATTAATGCCTGAAGCTAGAGTTGGTCACATTGGACTTTACCGCGATGAAGTAACTCATCAAGCTCATGAGTATTTTTACAAAATGCCAGAAGTTAAAAAAGATAGCTACATTTTTGTAGTTGATCCAATGCTCGCTACTGGCGGTAGCGCAGTTGATGCTATTAAAAAATTAAAATCAGATGGCTTTACTAATATTCATTTAGTGTGCTTAGTTGGAGTTAAAGAAGGAGTAGCAGCTGTTGAAAAGGCTTTTGGTAAAGACTTTGAAATTTATTTAGCTGCTCTAGACAAAAAACTCAATAATCAAAAATATATTGAACCTGGTTTAGGCGACGCAGGAGACCGTATTTTTGGAACAAAATAAAAGTATTTATTATGGCAAAAGTATTGTTAAAAAAATAGTCCAAACTGGAGTTTTATTAGCTTTAGCAATTGTAGTTAATATTACTTGCTCAAGCTTTATGAAATTTCCTTTAGCGCCTTTTTTAAAGTTTGATTTTGCACTTGTTGTCGTTACTTTTAGCGCTTTAGCAATTGCACCTTGATCAGCTTTAGTCTTAATATTACTTTTAGCAATAATAGGCCCTGCCTATGGCAGCAATTGTTATGATCCTATTGGTTTATTAGGACATTTCCTTTTAGCTTTAACTCAGCTAACTTTTGTATTAACTTTTTATTTTCTATATAAGTTTTTTAATAAAACAATTTATCAAAATTCAATTCGAAAACAAATAGATTTTTATATTGCTGAATTATCTTTAGCAGCAGTCATTACAACTTTGTTTTTAACTTTTGTTAACGTTTTTATTACAACACCTTGATACTTTAAAGCTTTTGGCGCATTAAAAAATGAACCTGCCACAATTAATTCAATGATAAAAAATTGAGACAAATTCAAAGGTCTATTTCTTAATATAAACAACTATTATTTAGGCACTAGCACTATTTTTGCTCTCTTCAATATTATTAACTTAAGTTTAAATGCTTTAATAATTTTTATCTTTTTAGCCTTCAATATTAAAGCTAAACTTTGAAAATCCGATTTACTTGAAATCAATAAAAAGAAACATTTTAAAAATATTTTTATTCAAGCTTGTTATGCAAAATTAAATGATAATCACAAATAATTTAGACATCATTTTAGGAGTCAAAATGTCAACATATAATCAACATAAAGTCGAAAAAAAATGACAAAATTATTGAGCTGAAACTCAATATTTTGAACCACAAAAAACAACCAAGAAACCAAAGAAATATATCTTAAGTATGTTCCCTTATCCAAGTGGAAATATTCATATGGGGCATGTTAGAAACTATGCAATCGGCGATGTTTTAGCACGTTATTATCGTCGTAAAGGTTTTAATGTTTTACATCCTTTTGGTTGAGATGCTTTTGGTTTACCAGCTGAAAATGCAGCTATTAAAAATGGCATTCACCCTAAAGATTGAACATACAAAAACATTAAAAATATGAACCCTAAATTAAAGGATTTGGGAATCTCTTTTGCTTGAAATTATGAATGTATTACAGCTGATGAAATTTATACAAAATGAGAACAATTGATTTTCATTAAGATGTGAAAAAAAGGTTTAGTATATCGTAAAAAAGCATTATTAAATTGATGCGAAAATGATCAAACAGTTTTAGCAAATGAACAAGTTGAAGATGGAAAATGTTGACGTTGTGGCAATATTGTTGTTCAAAAAGAAATGGAACAATATTACTTAAAAATTAGAAACTACGCAGAAGAATTACAAAATGATTTAGAGTTATTAAAAAATCATTGACCTGACAAAGTTTTAATGATGCAAAAAAACTGAATTGGCTATGAAACAGGCTTTTTGGCAAAATTTGACATAGTTGAAAATAATCAAAATCACTTTAGTAATATTGATATTTTTACAAAAAACAAAGATATTTTAGTAACCATGAATTTTATAACTATTGGTGCAAATCATGGCCTTGTTAAACAATTAATTGAAGAAAATAAATTAAGTGATAAAGAAATTGAAAAACTTAATTTAATTAAAGCAAAAGCTACAGCAAAAGATTTTTCGCAAAAATTATGTTTAGCTTTACCACTTCAAGCAATTAATCCAGTAAATAATCAAAAATACAAAATTTATGTTAGTGATTTTTGTTCTCTCGGAGAAAAAAATAGAAGTCAAATTATCGATACTACTAAAGTTAAAAGTCATGAAGAATTTGCCAAATTTAATAACTTAGAAATTACTAATTATGCAAATAACAAAGCTGATTTTAGTAAGCTTGAAAACTCGAGTAAAATCAACTTACAAGATTGAGGAATTAGTCGCCAAAGATATTGAGGCGCTCCTATTCCTATGATCAATTGTGCTAAGTGTGGTTTAGTTCCTGAAAAAGAAGAAAACTTACCAGTTACTTTGCCTTACAAAGTCAACTTTACTACTAGTGGCAACCCACTTAAAACAAATAATAAATGATTGGAAACTAAGTGCCCTAAATGTCACTCAAAAGCAACCAGAGAAACTGATACTTTTGATACCTTCTTTGAATCAAGCTGATACTTTTTAAGATATACGACACCACCAGCTAAAAGAGAAAGCCATATTTTTGATAAAGTTCAATTAAAATACTGAAATAATGTTGATGAATACATCGGTGGAGT
The Mycoplasmopsis fermentans PG18 DNA segment above includes these coding regions:
- a CDS encoding RpiR family transcriptional regulator, encoding MHEISKNIFAYYTSSLQKTYESINKEEIKEYCNLLSETKNHIFFGIGQSEKVASYLRENLNKIRLTSLPINNMHDFFNIVYV
- a CDS encoding class I tRNA ligase family protein, giving the protein MSTYNQHKVEKKWQNYWAETQYFEPQKTTKKPKKYILSMFPYPSGNIHMGHVRNYAIGDVLARYYRRKGFNVLHPFGWDAFGLPAENAAIKNGIHPKDWTYKNIKNMNPKLKDLGISFAWNYECITADEIYTKWEQLIFIKMWKKGLVYRKKALLNWCENDQTVLANEQVEDGKCWRCGNIVVQKEMEQYYLKIRNYAEELQNDLELLKNHWPDKVLMMQKNWIGYETGFLAKFDIVENNQNHFSNIDIFTKNKDILVTMNFITIGANHGLVKQLIEENKLSDKEIEKLNLIKAKATAKDFSQKLCLALPLQAINPVNNQKYKIYVSDFCSLGEKNRSQIIDTTKVKSHEEFAKFNNLEITNYANNKADFSKLENSSKINLQDWGISRQRYWGAPIPMINCAKCGLVPEKEENLPVTLPYKVNFTTSGNPLKTNNKWLETKCPKCHSKATRETDTFDTFFESSWYFLRYTTPPAKRESHIFDKVQLKYWNNVDEYIGGVEHAILHLLYARFFTKVLADLKMVDFREPFDNLLTQGMILKDGLKMSKSKGNVVSPDEMIKKYDADTMRLFVLFAAPPEKELEWISSGIEGCHKFIKRLIARRKEVKAKDKLADIKNLKLNNEEKNARRKLYQGLIKQENLFSDRRNNYAFNTIIAWAMETFNAYDKITNSLLIKEMYYVLLNILEPFIPHLAWELSEQFFKLKNLKDFSVDNSALEHDEITYGVTINGKMRVQITVDLANNNKDYVLNLAKNEAAKWLENQVVIKEIFVPNKIVNLVIKAK
- the upp gene encoding uracil phosphoribosyltransferase, with amino-acid sequence MLKVLDHPLISIKLTNMRDKEANHSRFRRNLNEIASLMVYEVLRNYKTKARKIVTPLNQEYVGATFDKEIVIVPILRAGLGMLDGLLELMPEARVGHIGLYRDEVTHQAHEYFYKMPEVKKDSYIFVVDPMLATGGSAVDAIKKLKSDGFTNIHLVCLVGVKEGVAAVEKAFGKDFEIYLAALDKKLNNQKYIEPGLGDAGDRIFGTK
- a CDS encoding MPN527 family putative ECF transporter permease subunit, which codes for MEQNKSIYYGKSIVKKIVQTGVLLALAIVVNITCSSFMKFPLAPFLKFDFALVVVTFSALAIAPWSALVLILLLAIIGPAYGSNCYDPIGLLGHFLLALTQLTFVLTFYFLYKFFNKTIYQNSIRKQIDFYIAELSLAAVITTLFLTFVNVFITTPWYFKAFGALKNEPATINSMIKNWDKFKGLFLNINNYYLGTSTIFALFNIINLSLNALIIFIFLAFNIKAKLWKSDLLEINKKKHFKNIFIQACYAKLNDNHK